From a region of the Podarcis muralis chromosome 16, rPodMur119.hap1.1, whole genome shotgun sequence genome:
- the LOC114587206 gene encoding arylacetamide deacetylase-like 4 has protein sequence MVWFKQGGILEKLGIFHRYSILRILNLLIPEVKDPKMITRDLVFDGVPVRLYWPKTSPAGNRKGIIFLHGGVALFGSIRTSARICHSLAHGTDSVVMCVEFRLAPKHPYPVPVLDCLTAVIHFMKNAKEYGVDPNCIAIVGESSGGTYAAAICQELVTREDLPRVRAQVLIYPFLQGMDFNLPSYQQYHSVPPLFRKRAVSLGLTYLTGKTMNVDGVLKGTHVPPDLREKCQKWINADNIPEEFKARGYVPLEPAPFSEELYEQVKRGTETMFAPLLAEDDIIRQLPETFLLTCEYDVLRDDGLLYKKRLEDHSVPVTWYHVQDGFHGIMAMAGLKAIEYPSTQKCLQNVIQFLKGL, from the exons ATGGTTTGGTTTAAACAGGGAGGAATTCTGGAAAAACTGGGCATCTTCCATAGATATTCCATACTCAGGATCCTAAACCTATTAATTCCAGAAGTGAAGGACCCAAAAATGATCACAAGGGACCTGGTTTTTGATGGGGTGCCTGTGAGGCTGTACTGGCCCAAGACATCACCTGCTGGGAACAGGAAAGGAATCATCTTTCTTCATGGAGGGGTTGCACTATTTGGAAGCATCC GAACTTCTGCAAGGATCTGCCATTCGCTTGCCCACGGAACCGACTCAGTGGTTATGTGTGTTGA ATTTCGCTTAGCTCCTAAGCATCCCTATCCAGTCCCTGTACTGGACTGTTTAACTGCTGTAATACATTTTATGAAAAATGCAAAGGAATACGGAGTGGACCCCAACTGCATTGCCATTGTTGGGGAGAGTAGTGGAGGCACATATGCTGCAGCCATTTGCCAAGAACTGGTGACCAGAGAGGACCTCCCAAGAGTGCGAGCTCAGGTCCTCATCTACCCATTCCTCCAAGGAATGGACTTCAATTTGCCATCCTATCAGCAATATCATTCAGTTCCTCCCTTGTTCCGGAAAAGAGCTGTCAGTCTTGGTTTGACATATCTCACTGGGAAGACAATGAATGTAGATGGAGTTCTGAAAGGCACCCATGTCCCTCCTGATTTGAGAGAGAAATGCCAAAAATGGATCAATGCTGATAACATTCCAGAAGAATTTAAAGCTAGGGGCTATGTTCCTCTAGAACCTGCTCCATTTTCAGAAGaactttatgaacaagttaaaagagGTACTGAGACAATGTTTGCCCCCCTTCTAGCAGAGGATGACATAATCCGCCAGCTCCCGGAGACTTTCCTTCTAACTTGCGAGTATGATGTTCTCCGGGATGATGGGCTGTTGTACAAGAAGCGGCTAGAGGACCACAGTGTGCCAGTGACATGGTATCATGTTCAAGATGGGTTTCATGGAATAATGGCCATGGCTGGTTTGAAGGCAATTGAATATCCGAGCACTCAGAAATGTTTGCAGAATGTAATACAGTTCTTAAAAGGTTTATAG